From one Streptomyces sp. CA-210063 genomic stretch:
- a CDS encoding AfsR/SARP family transcriptional regulator codes for MDFGVLGPLTVWRAGVPLELGTPKGRVLLAVLLCRLGRSVAGDALAEALWGEGQPKSAAKNVQTYVHRLRQHLGDSGRITREGQGYRLRVDRDELDAARFEDLAGVARAALAAGDLDQSRRLFDEALGLWRGPAFAGIADVPALTSEAARLDELRLGVLEERIDVGLRLGRHSELLGELTALTMEHPFRERMWAQLMLALYRCGRRADALLAYLQARDVLAEETGLEPGQKLRDLHQAILGEDPALDPAIATEERERRNATSARMLPPALGDFSGQQTELARIEAVLREDRAADEPAAVVTISGPGGVGKTALAVQAGHRLRSAYPDGQLFAALAGARTQPVAPATVLGRFLRALGVPATAVPDDPEERTDLYRGMLAERRILVVLDDAFDEEQLAPLLPASGTCGVIATGRVRLGGLGGAHRVELREMSEADSLAMLRNSSDDRLASATRAELSDLVRLCARLPLALRIVGSLVVSRPHWRLADLVSRLADEQHRLDALRYRDLEVRASFGLSYEGLRPEARRLFRLLGLLEAPDFPLWAAAAAVDTELRAAQELLDELVDVHLLDVTGTPKGQARYGFHDLIRAYARERAEVEEPAEARDEAVVRVLSALLALTDIADRDHMGQNMFQRDADRWQPARVEASLPPSVPRMELLDSERIPLVAGVRQAAELGRDELCWELAVGGHALFETERYFDDWQECYETAMGLAKAADNMRGRARLLISMAGLRYTRRRYGPAEEANTEAMGLFERIGDGRGYLEALSNAPFFLVPNGRLTEAITTGREAYERLNASGQAAAALHAYSQVGLAHLQAGRPEVAVEVLTEIVAGARKEGIRTLIARDTYWLGQAQLALGRHAEAEESFTELTAYARDVGSSGAFYTAHAWGCLHLARGEYADARRRLLEGVEVARALHDPMFETRVLIDLLDPRLYDRHDLRVAIGQGEHAVEVARGIDYPYLLAGVLERLARLRAAAGDDTAARHLADEAAAVRAKIR; via the coding sequence GTGGACTTCGGGGTATTGGGCCCGCTGACGGTGTGGCGGGCCGGCGTACCGCTGGAACTGGGCACGCCGAAAGGGCGGGTGCTCCTGGCGGTCCTGCTGTGCCGGCTGGGCCGGTCGGTCGCCGGTGATGCGCTGGCGGAGGCGCTCTGGGGCGAGGGACAGCCGAAGAGTGCCGCCAAGAACGTGCAGACCTACGTCCACCGGCTCCGGCAGCACCTGGGGGATTCGGGACGCATCACCAGGGAGGGCCAGGGCTACCGGCTGCGTGTCGACCGTGACGAGCTGGACGCGGCGCGTTTCGAAGATCTGGCGGGCGTGGCCCGCGCGGCGCTGGCGGCCGGTGATCTCGATCAGTCGCGTCGGCTCTTCGACGAGGCCCTGGGCCTCTGGCGGGGACCCGCGTTCGCCGGGATCGCCGACGTCCCGGCGCTGACCTCGGAGGCCGCTCGCCTCGACGAGCTGCGGCTCGGCGTACTCGAAGAGCGGATCGACGTCGGCCTTCGGCTCGGTCGGCACAGCGAGCTTCTGGGCGAGCTGACCGCGCTGACGATGGAACACCCGTTCCGCGAGCGGATGTGGGCCCAGCTCATGCTCGCGCTGTATCGCTGTGGCCGACGGGCGGACGCGCTCCTGGCTTATCTCCAGGCCCGTGACGTCCTGGCCGAGGAGACCGGTCTGGAGCCCGGGCAGAAGTTGCGGGACCTGCACCAGGCCATCCTCGGCGAGGATCCCGCGCTGGACCCGGCGATCGCGACCGAGGAGCGGGAACGCCGGAACGCCACCAGCGCCCGTATGCTGCCTCCGGCGCTCGGCGACTTCAGCGGGCAACAGACGGAGTTGGCGCGGATCGAGGCAGTGCTCCGCGAGGACCGCGCCGCCGATGAGCCGGCCGCGGTGGTGACGATCTCGGGCCCTGGCGGGGTCGGCAAGACCGCGCTCGCGGTGCAGGCCGGGCATCGCCTCAGGTCCGCGTACCCCGACGGGCAGCTGTTCGCGGCGCTGGCCGGTGCACGTACCCAGCCGGTCGCCCCGGCCACTGTGCTCGGTCGCTTCCTGCGTGCGCTGGGAGTGCCCGCCACCGCCGTGCCGGACGATCCGGAGGAGCGCACCGATCTCTACCGGGGCATGCTCGCGGAACGCCGGATCCTGGTGGTGCTCGACGACGCGTTCGACGAGGAGCAGTTGGCTCCCCTGCTGCCGGCGAGCGGTACGTGCGGTGTGATCGCCACCGGCCGCGTGCGGCTGGGCGGTCTTGGCGGCGCGCACCGGGTCGAGCTCCGCGAGATGTCCGAAGCCGACAGTCTGGCCATGCTGCGCAACAGCTCGGACGACCGGTTGGCCTCGGCTACCCGGGCGGAGCTGTCCGACCTGGTCCGGCTGTGTGCGCGGCTGCCGCTCGCGCTGCGGATCGTCGGGTCGCTCGTGGTGTCACGACCGCATTGGCGCCTGGCGGACCTCGTGTCGCGGTTGGCGGACGAACAGCACCGGCTGGACGCGCTCCGCTATCGCGATCTCGAAGTGCGGGCCAGTTTCGGGCTGAGCTACGAGGGGCTCCGGCCCGAGGCACGGCGGCTGTTCCGGCTCCTCGGTCTCCTGGAGGCACCCGATTTCCCGCTCTGGGCGGCTGCCGCCGCGGTCGACACCGAACTGCGCGCAGCCCAGGAACTCCTCGACGAGCTGGTCGACGTCCACCTGCTCGACGTCACCGGAACGCCGAAGGGTCAGGCGCGTTACGGCTTCCACGACCTGATCCGCGCGTACGCAAGGGAACGCGCGGAGGTGGAGGAGCCGGCGGAGGCCCGGGACGAAGCCGTCGTCCGCGTCCTCAGCGCCCTCCTGGCCCTCACGGACATCGCCGACCGTGACCACATGGGACAGAACATGTTCCAGCGGGACGCCGACCGGTGGCAGCCGGCGCGGGTGGAGGCAAGCCTGCCGCCTTCCGTGCCGCGGATGGAGTTGCTGGATTCGGAGCGTATCCCGTTGGTGGCGGGTGTGCGGCAAGCCGCGGAGCTGGGCAGGGACGAGCTCTGCTGGGAGCTGGCCGTGGGCGGGCACGCGCTGTTCGAGACGGAGCGGTACTTCGACGACTGGCAGGAGTGCTACGAGACGGCGATGGGCCTGGCCAAGGCTGCGGACAACATGCGGGGCCGGGCCAGACTGCTCATCTCGATGGCCGGACTGCGCTACACCCGGCGTCGGTACGGCCCGGCCGAGGAGGCCAACACCGAGGCCATGGGTCTGTTCGAGCGGATCGGGGACGGGCGGGGCTACCTGGAGGCGCTGAGTAACGCACCGTTCTTCCTCGTGCCCAACGGACGTTTGACCGAGGCGATCACGACGGGCCGCGAGGCCTACGAACGGCTCAACGCCAGCGGGCAGGCTGCGGCGGCGCTGCACGCGTACTCACAGGTTGGCCTCGCTCATCTACAGGCGGGCAGGCCAGAGGTCGCGGTAGAGGTCCTCACGGAGATCGTCGCCGGGGCGAGGAAGGAGGGGATCCGGACCCTGATCGCGCGGGACACCTACTGGCTCGGCCAGGCGCAGCTCGCACTCGGCCGTCATGCGGAGGCTGAGGAGTCGTTCACCGAGCTGACCGCGTATGCCCGGGACGTCGGGTCATCGGGCGCGTTCTACACGGCCCACGCCTGGGGCTGTCTCCACCTGGCCCGAGGTGAGTACGCCGACGCGCGCCGCCGTCTCCTCGAAGGCGTCGAGGTCGCGCGTGCACTCCATGACCCCATGTTCGAGACCCGTGTTCTCATCGACCTGCTCGATCCCCGCCTGTACGACCGCCATGATCTGCGAGTCGCGATCGGCCAGGGGGAGCACGCGGTCGAGGTGGCCCGGGGTATCGACTACCCGTACCTGCTCGCGGGTGTGCTGGAAAGGCTCGCCCGGCTGCGGGCCGCGGCGGGAGACGACACCGCCGCGAGGCACCTGGCCGACGAGGCGGCTGCCGTGAGAGCCAAGATCCGCTGA
- a CDS encoding LacI family DNA-binding transcriptional regulator: MGGVEKSRGGGAERATSRDVARLAGVSHTAVSFVFNGRAQGNLSAETQEKIRKAAEQLGYRPNAVARGLRRSRTAVIGLVTDEIATSPFAGLLLRGAMDMAWSSEHLVLTVDSGQDPVAEDAAVAELLDRRVDGIIYAALSLRRARVPEGLHRTYAVLANCLPEDGSLPAVIPAERAGGRSAARVLLDAGHRRVALVGGLDDIATAERLRGFRDALRTVGLTAEKDWIMRTGGEIAAGYQGALRLLDGVPAHRRPTGIVCYNDRVAAGVLHAAARLGLDVPAELSVVGYDDQEHMAAFLSPPLTTVALPHRAMGETAVRLLLDAIDSGTAPPVTTRRLECPVVTRGSVGPAPSP, encoded by the coding sequence ATGGGCGGGGTCGAGAAGTCGCGGGGTGGCGGGGCCGAGCGGGCGACCTCGCGGGATGTCGCCCGGCTTGCCGGGGTGTCACACACGGCCGTGTCCTTCGTCTTCAACGGGCGTGCCCAGGGCAACCTCTCCGCCGAGACGCAGGAGAAGATCCGCAAGGCGGCCGAACAGCTCGGCTACCGGCCGAACGCGGTCGCCCGTGGCCTGCGTCGGAGTCGTACCGCCGTGATCGGTCTGGTCACGGACGAGATCGCCACCTCGCCGTTCGCCGGGCTGCTGCTGCGCGGGGCCATGGACATGGCGTGGAGCAGTGAGCACCTGGTGCTCACCGTCGACTCCGGGCAGGACCCGGTCGCCGAGGACGCGGCTGTCGCCGAACTGCTCGACCGGAGGGTCGACGGGATCATCTACGCCGCGCTGTCGTTGCGCCGCGCCCGAGTCCCGGAAGGGCTGCACCGCACGTACGCCGTGCTCGCCAACTGTCTCCCCGAGGACGGCTCCCTCCCGGCCGTCATCCCCGCCGAGCGGGCCGGTGGCCGCAGCGCCGCGCGCGTCCTTCTCGACGCGGGCCACCGCCGTGTCGCCCTGGTGGGCGGTCTGGACGACATCGCGACCGCGGAACGGCTGCGCGGCTTCCGGGACGCGCTGCGGACGGTGGGGCTGACCGCCGAGAAGGACTGGATCATGCGGACGGGAGGGGAGATCGCCGCCGGGTACCAGGGCGCGCTGCGGCTGCTGGACGGTGTTCCCGCCCACCGGCGGCCCACGGGGATCGTCTGTTACAACGACCGGGTCGCCGCGGGCGTCCTGCACGCCGCCGCGCGCCTGGGCCTCGACGTGCCCGCCGAGCTGTCCGTCGTCGGCTATGACGACCAGGAACACATGGCGGCTTTCCTCAGCCCGCCCCTCACCACGGTCGCTCTGCCCCATCGCGCGATGGGAGAGACGGCCGTCCGCCTGCTCCTGGACGCCATCGACAGCGGGACCGCGCCGCCGGTCACCACCCGGCGGCTGGAGTGCCCCGTCGTCACGCGGGGTTCGGTGGGACCAGCTCCCAGCCCGTGA
- a CDS encoding glycoside hydrolase family 32 protein, which produces MSRSTDANSPRFRVRPPANWMNDPNGPFRWGDRYHLFYQHNPDAPVHTNVHWGHASSPDLAHWDDHGIALRPTPDGPDEAGCWSGCVVDDGGVPTAVYSGIDHDHQGLSAICLAVAEDDGLQKWKQLPVPVVAGPPPGLDVTMFRDPFVFRFAGRRWALMGAGHADGTPSVLVYDCEDLYDWRFAGVLLDGRDPAATRAFGKRAIGWECPQLWATPGGDWVLAVALWDGDPLSTAYVTGRLVEQADGGPRFAAGTGGGPLDLGRDFYAPSVLQDTESGRALLWGWSWESRPPEEVDRAGWSGVLTAPRVMDTHEDGTLRVVPAPELELLRAAVPFTAAPGPHRPLPRAYDLLVTARSAATVGLLRAASGAELTVRLDPASGAVTLDRTAWPRSRPDGTAPLVLRTPPGETLTVRILVDGSLLELFAGDRATATERVYRRDDDIAELTVTGTDVEVTGWELVPPNPA; this is translated from the coding sequence GTGAGCCGGTCGACCGACGCCAACAGCCCGCGTTTCAGGGTCCGCCCGCCGGCCAACTGGATGAACGACCCGAACGGCCCGTTCCGCTGGGGCGATCGATACCACCTCTTCTACCAGCACAACCCCGACGCCCCCGTGCACACGAACGTTCACTGGGGCCACGCCTCCAGCCCCGACCTCGCCCACTGGGACGACCACGGGATCGCCCTGCGCCCCACGCCCGACGGCCCGGACGAGGCGGGCTGCTGGTCCGGCTGCGTGGTGGACGACGGTGGTGTACCGACAGCGGTGTACTCCGGGATCGACCACGACCACCAGGGCCTGAGCGCGATCTGTCTCGCCGTGGCCGAGGACGACGGCCTCCAGAAGTGGAAGCAACTGCCGGTGCCGGTGGTCGCCGGCCCACCACCCGGCCTGGACGTGACGATGTTCCGGGACCCTTTCGTCTTCCGCTTCGCCGGACGCCGCTGGGCGCTGATGGGCGCCGGCCACGCCGACGGCACCCCGTCCGTCCTGGTGTACGACTGTGAGGACCTGTACGACTGGCGGTTCGCCGGGGTCCTGCTGGACGGCCGGGACCCGGCGGCGACCCGCGCCTTCGGCAAGCGGGCGATCGGTTGGGAGTGCCCGCAGTTGTGGGCGACCCCCGGGGGCGACTGGGTGCTGGCGGTGGCCCTGTGGGACGGCGACCCGCTGAGCACCGCGTACGTCACGGGCCGTCTGGTGGAGCAGGCGGACGGTGGACCGAGGTTCGCGGCCGGTACGGGCGGCGGCCCGCTGGACCTCGGCCGTGACTTCTACGCCCCCTCCGTCCTCCAGGACACGGAGTCCGGCCGCGCCCTGCTCTGGGGCTGGTCCTGGGAGTCACGCCCACCCGAGGAGGTGGACCGCGCGGGCTGGTCCGGCGTCCTCACGGCACCCCGGGTGATGGACACCCACGAGGACGGCACGCTACGGGTCGTACCGGCTCCGGAGCTCGAACTACTGCGAGCGGCCGTCCCGTTCACGGCCGCACCGGGACCGCACCGGCCACTCCCCCGCGCGTACGACCTGCTGGTGACCGCCCGTTCGGCGGCGACCGTGGGTCTGCTGCGGGCCGCGTCCGGGGCCGAACTGACCGTGCGACTCGATCCGGCATCCGGCGCGGTGACCCTGGACCGCACGGCCTGGCCACGCTCCCGCCCGGACGGCACGGCCCCCCTGGTCCTGCGGACCCCGCCGGGCGAGACCCTCACCGTACGGATCCTCGTGGACGGCTCCCTGCTGGAACTGTTCGCGGGTGACCGGGCGACGGCCACGGAACGGGTGTACCGACGGGACGACGACATCGCGGAGCTGACCGTGACGGGCACGGACGTCGAGGTCACGGGCTGGGAGCTGGTCCCACCGAACCCCGCGTGA